The following proteins are encoded in a genomic region of Entelurus aequoreus isolate RoL-2023_Sb linkage group LG01, RoL_Eaeq_v1.1, whole genome shotgun sequence:
- the cnppd1 gene encoding protein CNPPD1: protein MDFNSLFNDTAIQFSDFHEFTFLPGHQKLSERVRKRLYYGLDQDVSLEVLSSPVTDIAVEIFQKNAPSPIRKLHKKYAAHVAREACISPCAMMLALVYIERLRHRNPEYLQKISSSDLFLISMMVASKYLYDEGEEEEVFNDEWGTAGKLDVNTVNKLERNFLNAIEWSLFTESKDFFDALSQLETSIAERQGMKRGWFTYTDLCVLLEQSTWSQALTAIYQHFTKVSCMLGFLYLTSVAGLIASSTVLHQLSLFPSGHTLLPRPTNVSPAHFRTTEAPATLHHLPCCTPTNESLNGHTKVLGVTRPHSPDSVQATSKTSIVYLWSSLLTSVGSTCPEIESDSTASTFCRGCHSSLPQPECLLRNGSTVFTHHASWLTSIFLEGANSNLAMFPPVQLELCHPQLLLLVDKTQALLMPG from the exons ATGGATTTCAACTCTTTATTCAACGATACAGCTATTCAGTTTTCGGACTTCCACGAGTTCACG TTTCTTCCTGGACACCAGAAGTTGTCTGAGCGAGTGAGAAAGCGACTGTATTATGGCCTGGATCAAGATGTGTCCCTTGAAGTTCTCTCCTCCCCAGTGACGG ATATAGCTGTTGAAATCTTCCAGAAAAATGCCCCGAGCCCAATACGGAAACTACACAAGAAGTATGCTGCGCATGTCGCCAG GGAGGCTTGCATTTCACCATGTGCCATGATGCTGGCTCTGGTTTACATCGAAAGGCTCCGTCATAGAAACCCTGAATACCTGCAAAAGATTTCCTCTTCTGACCTCTTCCTGATCTCCATG ATGGTTGCCAGCAAGTATTTGTATGACGAAGGGGAGGAAGAAGAGGTTTTCAATGACGAGTGGGGAACAGCTGGGAAACTGGACGTTAATACGGTTAACAAGCTGGAGAGGAATTTCCTGAACGCCATT GAGTGGAGTCTCTTCACAGAGTCAAAAGACTTCTTTGATGCCCTGAGCCAACTAGAGACCAG CATTGCAGAGCGTCAGGGCATGAAGCGAGGCTGGTTTACCTACACTGACCTATGTGTGTTACTTGAGCAATCAACATGGAGCCAAGCACTTACAGCAATCTACCAGCACTTTACCAAG GTCTCCTGTATGCTCGGATTTTTGTACCTGACGAGTGTGGCTGGCCTCATTGCCAGCAGCACCGTGCTGCACCAACTCTCTCTCTTTCCAAGCGGCCACACTCTATTGCCACGCCCCACAAACGTCTCCCCGGCACACTTTCGCACCACAGAAGCTCCCGCCACACTCCACCACCTCCCCTGTTGCACTCCAACCAACGAGAGTCTGAACGGTCACACCAAAGTGCTTGGAGTGACCCGACCTCACAGTCCAGATTCTGTCCAGGCCACCTCAAAGACATCCATCGTGTATCTCTGGAGCTCACTGCTCACCTCTGTGGGCTCCACATGTCCAGAAATAGAGTCTGATTCCACAGCTTCCACTTTTTGTCGTGGCTGTCATAGCAGCCTTCCTCAACCGGAGTGTTTGCTGAGGAACGGCTCGACCGTGTTTACCCATCATGCATCATGGCTGACCTCCATCTTCCTTGAAGGCGCTAACTCCAACCTAGCAATGTTTCCACCTGTGCAGCTGGAACTTTGTCATCCACAATTGTTGTTACTTGTAGACAAGACCCAAGCTCTCCTTATGCCCGGTTAG